In the Verrucomicrobiota bacterium genome, one interval contains:
- a CDS encoding serine/threonine protein phosphatase, whose amino-acid sequence MISSPIFAAWLLRVRSFRLPFRVSMAFAVLVLAGVVCLLPAQAEPTFQQWTDACGKLPANRVLGGRLPPKALLPLKEFQALSSALDQFLAISTNGPLAGKTNWVGRVPKQETFFNTGRGWFMNPEVPFEPFAQKLVLPAGSQVFLQGDLHGDIHSLVAVLKRLNERQWLEGFKLRRPECRMVFLGDYTDRGLYGVEVLYTLMRLKLANPDQVYFVRGNHEDLNLVARYGFLAEGRGKYGREFDAARILRAYDFLPVVIYLGLGQDFVQLCHGGMEPGYAPAALLASPGDIAFELLGELRQADFLKKHPNWLSGDAPSGEEAARFLKNFVPTAPTTPAVLGFMWNDFTVFSDEPSFAHNPDRAFVYGHPSTRYWLAQAGGSKARVRAIIRGHQHSGISNPLMRRLVASQGLFRHWQEAHSPSAQAAPPAALAGKLEGGQERRIPEGSVWTFNVAPDSVYGLGCDYGFATFGILELGAEFGAWKIAVETVQVSGR is encoded by the coding sequence ATGATTTCGAGTCCGATCTTCGCCGCCTGGCTGCTCCGTGTGCGCTCGTTCAGGCTTCCCTTTAGGGTGAGCATGGCTTTCGCGGTGTTGGTTCTGGCCGGCGTGGTGTGTCTGCTGCCGGCTCAAGCCGAGCCGACTTTCCAGCAGTGGACCGACGCGTGCGGAAAATTGCCGGCGAATCGGGTGTTGGGAGGAAGGCTCCCTCCCAAAGCGCTGCTTCCGTTGAAAGAGTTCCAGGCGTTGTCCAGTGCCCTCGACCAATTCTTGGCGATCTCGACGAACGGGCCTTTGGCCGGGAAGACCAATTGGGTGGGGCGGGTTCCGAAGCAGGAGACTTTCTTCAACACCGGCCGCGGATGGTTTATGAATCCCGAAGTTCCTTTCGAGCCGTTCGCCCAGAAGCTGGTGCTTCCCGCGGGGAGCCAGGTTTTTCTGCAAGGGGATCTGCATGGGGACATTCACTCGCTGGTCGCCGTTCTCAAGCGATTGAACGAGAGGCAATGGCTGGAGGGGTTCAAACTGAGGCGGCCGGAGTGTCGGATGGTGTTTCTCGGGGATTACACGGATCGCGGACTTTATGGGGTGGAGGTTTTGTACACGCTGATGCGGCTGAAACTGGCGAATCCGGACCAGGTGTATTTTGTGCGGGGAAATCACGAGGATTTGAATCTCGTTGCCCGCTACGGATTTCTTGCCGAGGGCCGGGGGAAATACGGGCGCGAATTCGATGCGGCGCGCATTCTGCGGGCCTACGATTTTTTGCCCGTCGTCATTTACCTTGGGTTGGGGCAAGACTTTGTCCAGCTTTGCCATGGTGGCATGGAGCCGGGATATGCGCCGGCGGCCTTGCTGGCTTCGCCGGGGGACATTGCTTTCGAATTGTTGGGAGAGTTGCGGCAGGCCGATTTTCTGAAGAAACATCCGAACTGGTTGTCGGGTGACGCGCCTTCGGGGGAGGAGGCGGCGCGATTTCTCAAAAATTTTGTTCCGACGGCGCCGACGACTCCGGCGGTGCTGGGATTCATGTGGAATGATTTCACGGTCTTCAGCGATGAACCCTCGTTCGCGCACAATCCCGATCGCGCGTTTGTTTACGGGCATCCGTCCACGCGCTACTGGCTGGCTCAAGCGGGTGGATCCAAAGCCCGCGTTCGGGCCATTATCCGGGGGCACCAACATTCCGGAATTTCGAATCCCTTGATGAGGCGGTTGGTCGCCAGCCAGGGATTGTTCCGCCATTGGCAGGAGGCTCATTCCCCTTCCGCGCAGGCGGCGCCTCCGGCGGCACTGGCGGGAAAATTGGAGGGAGGACAGGAGCGCCGGATTCCCGAAGGAAGCGTTTGGACGTTCAACGTGGCCCCGGACAGTGTATATGGCCTGGGGTGCGACTACGGATTCGCGACCTTCGGAATTTTAGAGCTCGGGGCGGAATTTGGCGCTTGGAAAATTGCGGTGGAAACGGTTCAGGTCTCAGGACGTTGA
- a CDS encoding ferredoxin, which produces MADIANKYPTNITGKFYVDNQCIDCDLCRETAPSNFTRNDDGGHSFVFKQPTTPEEEEQCKEAMAGCPVEAIGDNGE; this is translated from the coding sequence ATGGCTGACATCGCAAACAAGTATCCAACCAACATTACCGGAAAGTTTTACGTCGATAACCAGTGCATCGACTGCGACCTTTGTCGAGAGACGGCTCCGTCCAATTTCACCCGAAACGACGATGGCGGTCACAGCTTTGTCTTTAAGCAGCCCACGACACCGGAAGAAGAAGAGCAGTGCAAAGAGGCCATGGCAGGATGTCCTGTCGAGGCCATTGGCGACAATGGAGAATAG
- a CDS encoding YjhG/YagF family D-xylonate dehydratase, with product MPTLSPRCYLAEENHSIFQITSRAEGPQGRLPLTEAMLRERPSGDLFGWTQNAGMGWNPSHLGRPEFLILSTQGGLRAEDGTPIALGFHTGHWEIGLLVRAAAEAFRNTGAIPFAAACSDPCDGRTQGTVGMFDSLPYRNDAAIVFRRLIRSLPTRSGVLGVATCDKGLPAMMMALAATHDLPTVLVPGGVTLPPRSGDDAGAVQTIGARFTHGLLSLEEASDLGCRACATPGGGCQFLGTAATSQVVGEALGLALPHSALAPSGQPVWNEMASQSARALVQLFQSKRTTREVLSPASIRNAMVVHAAFGGSTNLLLHIPAIAHAAGLKRPTVEDWIEINRKVPRLVSVLPNGPVPHPTIRVFLAGGVPEVMLHLRDLGVLDTQVLTVTGATLDENLDAWKNSARRLRFRELLKELDGVNPDDVIFAPTQAKARGLASTVTFPKGNLAPEGSVIKSTSIDPSVLDSDGVYRKEGPAKVYYSERDAMSAIKSGQIQAGDILVLAGCGPMGTGMEETYQLTSALKHLPFGKHVALVTDARFSGVSTGACIGHVGPEALAGGPLGKVRPGDWLRIEIDPQQLKGTVDFIGSAEQRLDPETAAQALAARSPDKKLSPHPALPPETKLWAALQQAGGGTWGGCVYDVDAILARVSPPGKDC from the coding sequence ATGCCGACGCTTTCTCCCCGGTGCTATCTCGCCGAAGAAAATCACTCCATCTTCCAAATCACCTCCCGCGCCGAGGGCCCCCAAGGCCGGCTGCCCCTCACCGAAGCCATGCTGCGGGAACGTCCAAGCGGGGATCTGTTCGGGTGGACCCAAAATGCCGGGATGGGCTGGAATCCAAGCCATCTCGGGCGGCCTGAGTTTCTCATCCTCAGCACGCAAGGCGGTTTGCGAGCCGAGGATGGCACGCCCATCGCCTTGGGATTCCACACCGGTCATTGGGAAATCGGATTGCTCGTGCGGGCCGCCGCCGAAGCGTTCCGCAATACAGGCGCCATACCCTTTGCCGCCGCCTGTTCCGATCCCTGCGACGGACGCACCCAGGGCACCGTGGGCATGTTCGACAGCTTGCCCTACCGCAACGACGCCGCGATCGTGTTCCGTCGCTTGATCCGCTCCCTTCCCACTCGATCAGGCGTGCTCGGAGTTGCCACCTGCGACAAAGGACTCCCCGCCATGATGATGGCCCTGGCGGCAACCCACGACTTGCCCACCGTGCTCGTGCCCGGCGGCGTCACGCTTCCCCCCCGCAGCGGTGATGACGCCGGAGCCGTCCAAACCATCGGCGCCCGATTCACGCACGGCTTGCTTTCGCTTGAGGAGGCCTCGGATCTGGGCTGCCGCGCCTGCGCCACCCCCGGAGGAGGCTGCCAATTCCTCGGCACGGCCGCGACCTCTCAAGTCGTCGGCGAAGCCCTCGGACTCGCCCTTCCCCACTCCGCTCTCGCGCCCTCCGGACAGCCGGTGTGGAACGAGATGGCCTCTCAATCCGCTCGTGCCCTGGTCCAACTTTTCCAGTCAAAGCGAACCACTCGAGAAGTCTTGAGCCCGGCTTCGATTCGCAACGCCATGGTCGTGCATGCCGCGTTCGGCGGTTCCACCAATCTGCTCCTGCATATCCCCGCCATCGCCCATGCCGCCGGATTGAAACGCCCCACCGTCGAGGATTGGATCGAAATCAACCGCAAGGTTCCACGGCTGGTCAGCGTGCTTCCCAACGGCCCCGTCCCCCATCCCACCATCCGCGTTTTCCTGGCCGGCGGTGTTCCCGAAGTCATGCTGCACTTGCGTGACCTGGGAGTACTCGACACTCAAGTGCTCACCGTCACCGGCGCGACCTTGGACGAAAACCTCGACGCCTGGAAGAATTCCGCAAGACGGCTGCGCTTTCGCGAACTCTTGAAGGAACTCGATGGAGTGAATCCCGACGATGTGATCTTCGCCCCAACCCAAGCCAAAGCTCGTGGCCTCGCCAGCACGGTGACCTTCCCAAAAGGAAATCTGGCGCCCGAAGGCTCCGTGATCAAAAGCACCTCCATCGATCCCTCCGTCCTCGATTCCGACGGGGTGTACCGCAAAGAAGGACCGGCAAAAGTCTACTACAGCGAGCGCGACGCCATGTCCGCCATCAAGTCGGGACAAATCCAGGCCGGAGACATCTTGGTGCTCGCAGGTTGCGGACCGATGGGAACCGGCATGGAGGAAACCTACCAACTCACTTCCGCCCTCAAACACCTGCCCTTCGGGAAACACGTTGCTCTGGTGACCGACGCCCGATTCTCCGGTGTGTCCACCGGGGCCTGCATCGGACACGTCGGCCCCGAAGCGCTCGCCGGAGGGCCTCTCGGCAAAGTGAGGCCGGGTGATTGGTTGCGAATCGAAATCGATCCCCAACAACTCAAAGGCACCGTCGACTTTATCGGCAGCGCCGAGCAGCGACTCGATCCCGAAACCGCCGCCCAAGCTTTGGCGGCGCGTTCCCCAGACAAAAAACTAAGCCCGCATCCGGCGCTGCCTCCGGAAACGAAACTCTGGGCCGCCTTGCAACAGGCCGGGGGGGGCACCTGGGGCGGCTGCGTCTATGACGTGGACGCCATCCTGGCCAGGGTTAGTCCTCCTGGAAAAGATTGTTGA
- a CDS encoding sialidase, with the protein MKQGLPITFTWLAFAAALCQAQSPSDSTEWSLISSFFQPPSPLESSFGSYRSPLLFPDGTKADSPALWKKRREQIHAAWTSLMGPWPPLLDNPRLEVISPSNRLGILQSRVRVPFSQGLQGEGWYCLPPGPGPFPAALVVYYEPETSVGLGKEPLRDYGLQLARRGIASLSIGTPGGNAWKPSLDGATCQPLSFQALVAANAWQAMAARPEIDPQRIGVVGHSYGGKWAMFAAALWDRFACVAVSDPGIVFDESRPNVNYWEPWYLGLDPQEPRPARGVPSPDNPRTGAYKNMVARGMDLQEIHALIAPRPFWVSGGSEDPVERWQALNHLRSINHLLGHTNRVALTTRPGHSPTRESHEQMLDFFTWALKADSTIPKKQP; encoded by the coding sequence TTGAAACAGGGGCTCCCTATCACGTTTACGTGGCTCGCCTTCGCCGCCGCTCTCTGCCAGGCACAGTCCCCTTCTGATTCCACGGAATGGAGTCTCATTTCCTCCTTCTTTCAGCCCCCGTCCCCGCTCGAATCCTCCTTCGGCAGCTACCGTTCACCCTTGCTCTTCCCGGATGGCACCAAGGCCGATTCCCCCGCGCTTTGGAAAAAACGACGCGAACAAATCCACGCGGCATGGACGAGCCTGATGGGGCCCTGGCCTCCGTTGCTCGATAATCCCCGGCTCGAGGTAATCTCCCCTTCGAACCGTCTCGGGATCCTCCAGAGCCGCGTCCGCGTTCCCTTTTCGCAAGGACTCCAGGGCGAGGGTTGGTATTGCTTGCCGCCGGGGCCGGGACCCTTCCCCGCTGCGCTGGTGGTTTATTACGAACCTGAAACGAGCGTGGGACTGGGGAAAGAACCGCTGCGGGATTACGGACTCCAACTCGCCCGGCGCGGCATCGCCTCCCTCTCCATCGGCACGCCCGGTGGAAACGCATGGAAACCCTCCCTGGATGGGGCCACCTGCCAACCCCTGTCGTTCCAAGCTCTCGTCGCCGCCAATGCCTGGCAAGCGATGGCCGCTCGCCCGGAAATCGATCCCCAACGCATTGGAGTCGTCGGCCATTCCTACGGAGGGAAATGGGCCATGTTCGCCGCCGCCTTGTGGGACCGTTTTGCCTGCGTCGCGGTCAGTGACCCCGGCATCGTCTTCGATGAATCGCGTCCCAATGTGAATTACTGGGAACCATGGTACCTTGGTTTGGATCCTCAAGAACCAAGGCCCGCCCGGGGCGTGCCGAGTCCAGACAACCCTCGAACCGGAGCTTACAAAAACATGGTCGCCCGCGGCATGGATTTGCAGGAGATTCACGCCCTCATCGCCCCTCGTCCATTCTGGGTCTCGGGCGGCTCCGAGGATCCCGTGGAACGATGGCAGGCCCTGAACCATCTGCGATCGATCAACCACCTCCTGGGTCACACGAATCGGGTGGCGCTCACAACACGGCCCGGCCACTCGCCAACCCGGGAGTCCCATGAGCAGATGCTCGATTTCTTCACCTGGGCCCTCAAGGCTGATTCCACGATCCCTAAGAAGCAGCCGTAG
- a CDS encoding HDOD domain-containing protein → MQELDEYINKVKTLPPAPKILPQLLLLLGDPDVDSSRIVELIAYDQALTANVLQLCNSAFFAQATPATDIQEAVTRLGFRQIYQMVAAVSGARALAPPQKGYGIEPGELWKHSVTAAVAARLIAHDQGEDESLVFTAALMHDIGKIVLSEALEHVYAKLVQQTEDSQQSMLEAEKKLLGVQHAEIGGRLLARWNFPPNLVAAIWHHHHPAEAKPHAQRASYVYIGNMIAYFLGHGYGHQAFALRGRAEAMEILGLTAESLPQYMIKTVDGYESVQALFKVKT, encoded by the coding sequence ATGCAAGAGCTTGACGAATACATAAACAAAGTCAAAACGCTCCCGCCCGCCCCCAAGATCCTGCCCCAACTTCTCCTTCTCCTCGGCGACCCCGACGTCGATAGCAGCCGCATCGTCGAGCTCATTGCCTACGACCAGGCTCTGACCGCCAACGTCCTCCAGCTCTGCAACAGCGCCTTTTTTGCCCAGGCCACCCCGGCTACGGACATTCAAGAAGCCGTCACCCGTCTCGGCTTCCGCCAGATTTACCAAATGGTCGCCGCCGTCAGCGGCGCTCGCGCCCTGGCTCCACCCCAAAAAGGATACGGGATCGAGCCGGGCGAACTGTGGAAACACTCCGTCACCGCCGCCGTCGCTGCCCGTCTGATCGCCCACGACCAGGGCGAAGACGAAAGCTTGGTGTTCACCGCCGCCCTCATGCACGACATCGGCAAAATCGTGCTCTCCGAAGCCCTGGAGCATGTCTATGCCAAATTGGTCCAACAAACCGAGGACTCCCAGCAATCCATGCTCGAAGCCGAAAAGAAGCTTCTCGGAGTGCAACACGCCGAAATCGGCGGACGACTGCTCGCGCGCTGGAACTTCCCGCCCAACCTCGTCGCCGCCATCTGGCATCACCACCACCCCGCCGAAGCCAAACCCCACGCTCAACGCGCCTCCTACGTCTATATCGGCAACATGATCGCCTATTTCCTCGGCCATGGATACGGGCACCAGGCCTTCGCGCTCCGGGGACGCGCCGAAGCCATGGAAATCCTGGGCCTCACCGCCGAGAGCCTGCCTCAGTACATGATCAAGACGGTCGACGGTTACGAATCCGTCCAAGCCTTGTTCAAAGTCAAAACTTGA
- a CDS encoding chemotaxis protein CheD: MPWPAVSPSRPVPVGRILESNLQGSDILPRLSRFPSIQPPSEIPPTAIAPHASQPKVIVGIADLAATNKPGPVLSTYSLGSCIGVSAYDPQSRVGGLVHMMLPDSSIEPRKAASQPAMFIDTGIPALLRAVEALGANRQHLVICAAGGAQVLDSGGFFNIGRRNYENLMSILKHHDLRLHAEQIGGLVSRSMFLHTESGGVRLKISGQMNDMILCKSLTNT, encoded by the coding sequence TTGCCTTGGCCCGCTGTTTCCCCATCCCGGCCGGTTCCAGTCGGGAGAATCCTCGAATCCAACCTTCAGGGCTCGGACATCCTGCCACGCCTGAGCCGTTTCCCCTCCATCCAGCCTCCTTCCGAGATTCCGCCCACAGCCATTGCACCGCACGCGAGTCAACCCAAGGTCATTGTCGGCATCGCGGATCTCGCAGCCACAAACAAACCCGGTCCGGTCTTGAGCACGTATTCCCTCGGCTCCTGCATCGGCGTGTCCGCTTACGATCCCCAATCCCGGGTGGGCGGTTTGGTGCACATGATGCTTCCAGATTCCTCCATCGAACCCCGCAAAGCCGCCTCACAACCCGCGATGTTCATCGACACGGGCATTCCCGCTTTGTTGCGGGCCGTTGAAGCATTGGGCGCGAATCGGCAACACTTGGTGATCTGCGCGGCGGGTGGAGCCCAAGTGCTCGATTCCGGGGGCTTCTTCAATATCGGACGGCGCAATTATGAGAACTTGATGTCGATTCTCAAGCACCACGACCTGCGTCTCCACGCCGAGCAAATCGGAGGACTCGTCAGCCGGTCCATGTTCCTCCACACCGAATCCGGAGGAGTTCGCCTCAAAATATCGGGCCAAATGAACGATATGATCTTATGCAAGAGCTTGACGAATACATAA
- a CDS encoding DUF1553 domain-containing protein: MRAVSGQGVLLGLLACTATFGWADAGGQVRSFRADILPILTKAGCNAGACHGAATGQGGFKLSLLGYDPEEDYARITREWAGRRIDVRRPESSLVLAKPSGQIEHEGGRKLPRQSDGYAVLRDWIALGAPLGNPEFFVRSIEVEPREIEFSNTRSNQAMKVTAVMSDLSRRDVTTLALFNSNDDGLAEVSRHGVVTARGRGLTSIMVRYGGEVAAARVSYPFSERRGGARDFPVWNEIDEHIGAELHRMGLAASPLSRPGEFLRRVYLDVTGRLPEPHETREFLSQPDSPERRRQVVDRLLRAEAFTDFWTLKFADLLLLGGKPEHAQAYHRWLRQQIATRAPLDAIVRELMTAEGRLADRGPANFATLAVDARDWSEHAARMFLGLQIGCARCHAHPSDRWTQMDYHQFAAFFARVNREGETVAVASRGEVDHPKTGKPVIPSPLGVRPDATNLVEDRRQALAGWITHADNPWFARSWANRVWKHLLGRGLVEPVDDLRPTNPPTHPALLDALARELTKSGFDLRHLIRFIASSRTYQLSARPAGNNAADGRLYSHALMKELSAPVFADVVAQVTGVPDTFEGYPEGTRAVQLISPSVPSAALDVLGRCARKRSCETGASGSAGLAQALHLINGSTINGKLRSGLVESALSMDPGVWVYSLYERALARAPEEQEAGAWVRLLRDASDRRSAAEDLVWALLNSREFGINQ; the protein is encoded by the coding sequence ATGAGAGCGGTGAGCGGCCAGGGAGTGCTTTTGGGGTTGCTGGCTTGCACCGCCACATTCGGATGGGCGGACGCGGGGGGGCAGGTGAGATCATTTCGAGCGGATATTCTTCCGATCCTGACGAAGGCGGGTTGCAATGCCGGAGCCTGCCACGGTGCGGCGACGGGGCAGGGTGGATTCAAATTGAGCCTTTTGGGGTACGATCCCGAGGAGGACTATGCCCGCATCACCCGAGAATGGGCCGGACGACGAATCGACGTGCGGCGACCGGAGTCCAGCCTCGTGCTGGCCAAGCCTTCAGGCCAGATCGAGCACGAGGGAGGACGCAAATTGCCGAGGCAGTCCGACGGGTATGCTGTCCTTCGGGATTGGATCGCGTTGGGCGCGCCGCTCGGGAATCCGGAGTTCTTCGTACGTTCCATCGAGGTTGAACCTCGCGAAATCGAGTTCTCGAACACTCGTTCCAATCAGGCGATGAAGGTCACGGCGGTGATGTCCGACCTTTCGCGCAGAGATGTGACGACTCTGGCGCTGTTCAACTCGAATGACGACGGGCTTGCGGAAGTTTCAAGACACGGTGTGGTGACCGCTCGCGGACGTGGGCTGACGAGCATCATGGTGCGGTATGGGGGTGAGGTCGCCGCCGCGCGTGTTTCCTATCCTTTTTCCGAAAGGAGGGGTGGCGCCCGCGATTTTCCCGTATGGAACGAGATTGACGAGCATATCGGTGCGGAGTTGCATCGTATGGGGTTGGCGGCGTCACCGCTCAGCCGCCCGGGGGAATTCTTGCGTCGCGTCTATTTGGATGTCACCGGCCGCTTGCCAGAACCCCATGAGACCCGGGAGTTTCTGTCCCAGCCCGATTCTCCGGAGCGGCGCCGGCAGGTGGTGGATCGATTGCTGCGGGCGGAGGCTTTCACGGATTTCTGGACCCTGAAGTTTGCCGACCTGCTTTTATTGGGGGGAAAACCCGAGCACGCCCAAGCTTATCATCGATGGCTGCGCCAACAGATTGCCACCCGCGCGCCGTTGGACGCCATCGTGCGGGAGTTGATGACGGCGGAAGGACGGTTGGCCGATCGCGGGCCGGCTAACTTTGCCACGCTTGCGGTGGATGCGCGGGATTGGTCCGAACATGCCGCACGCATGTTTCTTGGCCTTCAGATCGGCTGCGCGCGTTGTCATGCGCACCCCTCCGATCGCTGGACGCAGATGGATTACCACCAATTCGCCGCATTTTTCGCGCGGGTCAACCGTGAGGGTGAAACCGTGGCGGTGGCGTCCCGGGGCGAGGTGGATCATCCCAAGACCGGCAAGCCGGTGATCCCAAGTCCACTGGGAGTTCGCCCTGACGCCACGAATCTCGTGGAGGACCGGCGGCAAGCGCTGGCGGGATGGATCACGCACGCGGATAATCCGTGGTTTGCCCGCTCGTGGGCCAATCGGGTCTGGAAACATTTATTGGGGAGAGGCCTGGTGGAGCCGGTGGACGACCTGCGCCCTACGAACCCCCCGACTCACCCAGCCTTGCTTGACGCCTTGGCTCGGGAACTGACGAAGAGCGGATTTGATCTCCGCCATTTGATCCGCTTCATCGCGAGTTCCCGAACGTATCAGCTCAGCGCCCGTCCGGCGGGGAACAATGCCGCCGACGGCCGGCTTTATTCCCATGCCTTGATGAAGGAACTTTCCGCTCCGGTTTTCGCCGATGTGGTGGCTCAAGTCACGGGCGTGCCGGACACCTTTGAAGGTTACCCGGAAGGCACCCGCGCGGTTCAGTTGATCTCCCCGTCGGTTCCGTCGGCGGCGCTGGACGTGCTTGGACGCTGTGCCCGCAAGCGAAGTTGCGAAACGGGAGCTTCAGGATCGGCGGGGCTGGCGCAGGCCCTGCATTTGATCAACGGTTCCACCATCAATGGCAAGCTAAGGTCCGGCCTTGTGGAGTCGGCCTTGTCCATGGATCCCGGCGTCTGGGTGTATTCCCTTTACGAACGCGCGTTGGCACGTGCCCCGGAGGAGCAGGAGGCTGGGGCTTGGGTTCGGCTGCTCCGGGACGCTTCAGACCGGCGGAGCGCGGCTGAGGATTTGGTTTGGGCATTGCTCAATTCCCGGGAATTTGGAATCAATCAATGA
- a CDS encoding DUF1501 domain-containing protein, giving the protein MKSTWATSGSRSWRCDGVARRDFLKLGSLGALGLGLSDFLRLQALSNPGSVPKAKSCILIWLDGGPSHVDMFDLKPDAPSEVRSQFRAIPTTIPGLSICEHLPRTAKVMKHAALLRSLTHELGNHDTGTRFLLTGHRPTPALEYPSLGSLVAHQSGFAGAVPPYVAIPGDAVGGDSNAARAGYLPGAFSAFSVGRDPSRVDGLGLPEGVDFSRSERRRDLLRRMDEFSRRVEEGAPARNRDAFYEQAYRLLGSPEAKNAFLLNQEPAAIRERYGGGHLGAGCLLARRIVEAGARFVTVVDTGWDTHQQIFKELPDSRFPGSGKLPALDRAFASLIEDLRDRGLLETTLVVLMGEFGRTPKLNSLGGRDHWPRAGFVCLAGGGVQGGRVIGATDSHGEVPSDRPVSPPDLAFTLLSLLGVDPTKELTTPAGRPMKILSEGAVIRELL; this is encoded by the coding sequence ATGAAATCAACCTGGGCAACTTCCGGCTCCCGTTCGTGGCGTTGTGATGGCGTGGCGCGGCGAGATTTTTTGAAGCTGGGCTCGCTGGGGGCTTTGGGGCTTGGCTTGTCAGACTTTCTCCGGCTCCAAGCCCTTTCGAACCCGGGGTCTGTCCCGAAAGCGAAATCGTGCATCTTGATCTGGCTCGATGGCGGGCCGAGTCACGTGGACATGTTCGATTTGAAGCCGGATGCGCCGTCTGAAGTCCGCAGCCAGTTCAGGGCGATTCCGACCACCATCCCCGGCTTGAGCATTTGCGAGCATTTGCCACGGACGGCCAAGGTCATGAAGCACGCGGCGCTTCTGCGCTCCCTGACGCACGAACTGGGGAATCACGACACCGGCACGCGTTTTTTGCTCACCGGGCATCGTCCGACTCCGGCGCTGGAGTATCCGAGTCTGGGGAGCCTGGTGGCCCATCAGTCGGGCTTCGCCGGAGCGGTGCCGCCGTACGTAGCGATTCCCGGCGACGCGGTGGGGGGGGATTCCAATGCGGCGCGCGCGGGTTATCTTCCGGGGGCTTTTTCGGCCTTTAGCGTGGGAAGAGATCCCTCGCGAGTGGATGGTTTAGGGCTGCCTGAGGGTGTGGATTTTTCGAGGAGCGAGCGGAGGCGCGACCTGTTGCGGCGCATGGATGAGTTCTCGCGCCGGGTCGAGGAAGGCGCGCCGGCGCGGAATCGCGATGCCTTTTACGAGCAAGCCTATCGGTTGTTGGGATCTCCTGAGGCCAAGAACGCCTTTCTGTTGAATCAAGAGCCCGCGGCCATAAGGGAGCGCTATGGCGGGGGCCATTTGGGTGCCGGATGTTTGCTGGCCCGGCGGATCGTGGAGGCCGGGGCGCGATTTGTGACGGTGGTCGACACCGGATGGGACACGCATCAACAGATTTTCAAGGAGTTGCCGGACTCCCGGTTTCCTGGAAGCGGCAAACTTCCCGCCTTGGATCGCGCTTTTGCCTCATTGATTGAGGATTTGCGGGATCGGGGACTGCTTGAAACCACGTTGGTTGTGTTGATGGGTGAATTTGGGCGCACTCCGAAGCTGAACTCGCTGGGGGGGCGCGATCACTGGCCGCGGGCGGGTTTCGTTTGCCTGGCGGGAGGCGGAGTGCAGGGGGGGCGTGTCATTGGCGCCACGGATTCCCACGGCGAAGTGCCTTCCGATCGGCCCGTGAGTCCTCCCGACCTGGCTTTCACTCTGCTCTCGCTGCTGGGAGTCGATCCCACCAAGGAATTGACGACGCCGGCCGGCCGTCCCATGAAGATCCTGAGCGAGGGAGCGGTGATTCGGGAGCTCTTGTAA